DNA sequence from the Spirochaetota bacterium genome:
TTATTTGGTACCGGTAAAGCGTCAAAAAGCAAACCAGGGCCCCTTTTGGATATGACACGTGATTTATATGACAAGATGAATGAGATGTTAGACCAATGGAAGTCACAGAATCCAGAGTGAGGTATGCTCTCATAGTACAGTATGATGGCACTGCATATAGCGGGTTCCAGATACAAAATAATGCACATTCCATACAATATGAATTAGAAAATGCGTTGCACATACTTACCAGGGAAGAAGTGAGAATTGTAGCTGCAGGACGCACTGATGCAGGTGTCCATGCTCTAGGGCAGGTAGTGCACTTTGATTTGCATAAAAAAATCCCAGCCGATAAGCTGTGCATAAGTCTTAATGGTATTTTGCCGGGGGATATTGCAGTCAAACATGCATATTGTGTTGATACCAATTTTCATGCGCGGTACAGTGCCATTGCACGAGAATATAATTACCTTATTTATAATCATCCATATAAAAGTCCTTTCATGCGATACCGTGCGATGTGGGTGCGTGAACATATTGATATAGAATTTTGCAGACAAGCCGCATCATACTTAATTGGTGAAAAGGATTTTGCGTCATTTTGCAAAAAAACATCAGCTGATGAAGGTACAGTCAGGTTTATTGAATATATTAACGTTGAACGGGTGATTGACGACCTGATTGTATTTACAATAAAAGGGAATGCTTTTTTGCATAATATGGTACGGATAATTGTAGGAACCGTATTGCAACTTTTACATCG
Encoded proteins:
- the truA gene encoding tRNA pseudouridine(38-40) synthase TruA, giving the protein MEVTESRVRYALIVQYDGTAYSGFQIQNNAHSIQYELENALHILTREEVRIVAAGRTDAGVHALGQVVHFDLHKKIPADKLCISLNGILPGDIAVKHAYCVDTNFHARYSAIAREYNYLIYNHPYKSPFMRYRAMWVREHIDIEFCRQAASYLIGEKDFASFCKKTSADEGTVRFIEYINVERVIDDLIVFTIKGNAFLHNMVRIIVGTVLQLLHRGQSPETMQKIIESRDRNRSGPTAPAYGLYLKKVYYPQEYDFLNV